One region of Poecile atricapillus isolate bPoeAtr1 chromosome 8, bPoeAtr1.hap1, whole genome shotgun sequence genomic DNA includes:
- the EIF4A2 gene encoding eukaryotic initiation factor 4A-II: MSGGSADYSRDHGGPEGMEPDGVIESNWNEIVDNFDDMNLKESLLRGIYAYGFEKPSAIQQRAIIPCIKGYDVIAQAQSGTGKTATFAISILQQLEIDLKESQALVLAPTRELAQQIQKVILALGDYMGATCHACIGGTNVRNEMQKLQAEAPHIVVGTPGRVFDMLNRRYLSPKWIKMFVLDEADEMLSRGFKDQIYEIFQKLSTNIQVVLLSATMPMDVLEVTKKFMRDPIRILVKKEELTLEGIKQFYINVEREEWKLDTLCDLYETLTITQAVIFLNTRRKVDWLTEKMHARDFTVSALHGDMDQKERDVIMREFRSGSSRVLITTDLLARGIDVQQVSLVINYDLPTNRENYIHRIGRGGRFGRKGVAINFVTEEDKRILRDIETFYNTTVEEMPMNVADLI; encoded by the exons ATGTCAGGGGGCTCCGCGGATTATAGCAG AGACCATGGCGGCCCAGAGGGAATGGAGCCCGATGGTGTCATCGAG AGCAATTGGAATGAGATTGTTGACAATTTCGATGATATGAATTTAAAAGAATCCCTTCTAAGGGGCATTTATGCTTATGGTTTTGAGAAGCCTTCAGCTATTCAGCAGAGAGCTATTATTCCATGCATCAAAG GGTATGATGTGATTGCTCAAGCTCAGTCAGGTACTGGCAAGACAGCCACATTTGCTATTTCCATCCTGCAGCAGTTGGAGATTGATCTCAAGGAGTCCCAGGCACTAGTATTGGCCCCTACCAGAGAACTGGCTCAACAG ATTCAGAAGGTAATCCTGGCCCTTGGAGACTACATGGGAGCAACATGCCACGCTTGTATTGGTGGTACAAATGTGCGCAATGAAATGCAGAAACTCCAGGCTGAGGCTCCACACATCGTGGTGGGAACTCCGGGGCGTGTGTTTGATATGTTAAACAGGCGCTATCTTT CACCAAAATGGATCAAAATGTTTGTTCTGGATGAAGCTGATGAAATGTTGAGCCGTGGATTTAAGGATCAAATTTATGAGATCTTTCAAAAACTAAGCACAAACATCCAG GTTGTGCTGCTGTCAGCTACAATGCCAATGGATGTGTTGGAAGTGACCAAAAAGTTCATGAGAGATCCCATCCGTATTTTGGTGAAGAAGGAAGAACTGACTCTGGAGGGTATCAAGCAGTTCTACATTAATGTTGAAAGAGAG GAATGGAAGCTGGATACTCTCTGTGATCTGTATGAGACACTGACCATTACACAGGCTGTTATTTTCCTGAATACAAGGAGAAAAGTAGACTGGCTTACAGAGAAAATGCATGCCAGGGACTTTACAGTCTCAGCTCTG CATGGTGACATGGACCAGAAGGAACGGGATGTTATCATGAGAGAGTTTAGATCAGGGTCCAGCCGTGTCCTGATCACCACTGACTTGCTG GCTCGTGGCATTGATGTGCAGCAAGTGTCCCTGGTTATCAATTACGACCTGCCGACCAATCGTGAGAATTACATTCACAG AATTGGCCGGGGTGGCCGTTTTGGCAGAAAAGGTGTGGCTATCAATTTTGTCACTGAAGAGGACAAGAGGATCCTGCGAGACATTGAGACTTTCTACAATACTACAGTGGAGGAGATGCCGATGAATGTGGCTGATCTCATTTAA